GCTCGTGCCCCGCCGAGCAGCCCGCGCTCCAGATGCGCAGCGGCCGGCTTAGGCCGGGGCGCTCGCAGGCATCGGGCAGCCAGTCGCTTTCGAGAAAGCGAAAATGATCGGCCTCGCGAAAGAACGCTGTTTTGTTCGTGGTCAGCGCGTCGATCAGCGTGATCAACGCGGAGCCCTGTACCTTCAGTGTGTGTTCGACGTAGCGGTCATAGCTGCTGAAACCGCCGGCAACGACATGCTTGCGCAGGCGCGACTGCACCAGCGAATGCTTGTCCTGGTTGAGCTCGATGCCCGCATGGCGACGGAGAAATGTCGCGATAGCTTCAAAGCCGCTGGCCGATAAAGGGGCCGGCTGCTGCATGCCGGCCACCGCGACGCTGATCGCAGCCACGGCGTCAGGCCGGCTCTGCAATCCGGTCGGTTTCGACCGGCTCGGCATTGCGGGCGACGTCCTGTAGTTGCTCCTTGGACAGCACGCTGTCCATGTCGAGCACGATCAGGAAGCTGTCATCGACACGGGCCACATGGGCAATGAAATCGGTGCGAATGCGGTTGCCCATGGGGGGTGCCTCGGCGAGCGACTCCACAGGCAGGTCCAGCACCTGTTGCACAGAATCCACCAGTACCCCGATCAAGCTGATGCGTTCCTCGCAGCGGACCTCGGTGATGATGATCGAGGTGGCAATCGTGGGCTCGACGGACGGCATGCCGAATT
The window above is part of the Abyssibacter profundi genome. Proteins encoded here:
- a CDS encoding chemotaxis protein CheW, producing MTHPYDLSEQTQAKQILSFNLGSEAYGISIDSVREVLEYTSITRIPKTPEFMRGVINIRGSVVPVIDLRLEFGMPSVEPTIATSIIITEVRCEERISLIGVLVDSVQQVLDLPVESLAEAPPMGNRIRTDFIAHVARVDDSFLIVLDMDSVLSKEQLQDVARNAEPVETDRIAEPA